The Cloacibacillus sp. DNA window ACGGTCCAACCCTTAGGCTCTCTGTTTTTTCCGGTCGCGGCCCAGAGGACTGTTGAAAGTTCCTTCATCGAAAGCTCCTGCTTCGCAAACGGCTCCTGCGCGGCGGAGGCTCTATTGGCTATCGCTTCAAGGACAGAGGGGCCGCCAGTCTTGTCCGGTTCGGGCAGGATGATGTTTGCGGCGCATGCCGCCGTGGAGAAGGTGAGGATAAAGAGCGCTGTGATCATCAAAATATTTTTCATGTTTATGTTCCTCCTTAGTTTTTTGACCGCCAACAAGCGGTGATCATATATCGTCCGTCGCATAGGCCGCAAGCGTATATCAGCCTATCCACGGCCATTGCGTCAGAAATCCCATAAAATACAGCAGCCTCTCGCCAAAGAAGATCGCAAGGAGCATCCCGCAGCAGAGAAACGGCCCAAGAGGCACCGCCGTCTTGCGCGTCACCTTTTTCGCAATAAGAAGCGGCACGACGACAAGGCCGCCGCAAAGAAAGCCAAGATAGAGCGAAAGCAGCGAGAGCTTAAAACCCATGAAGGCGCCGATGCCTAGCATGAGCACGGCGTCGCCTAGCCCCATCCTGCCTCGGCTTGCGATTATTATAAGACCTATGACGCCCGCGCCGGCCGCCGCGCCAAGCGCTCCGTCCAGCACCGCGCTCCAGCCGCCGCCCGCGCGCAGAAGAAGCCCCGCCGCGGCCATTGCGACCGCCCATGAATCATAGATGTATCCGCAGTCGAGGTCCGTCATTGTGTTGAAGGCAAGAAAGACAAGCGACGCCGCGGCAAATACAAGCTCCCACGTGAAACCGAAGCGCCAGACAAAAAGCGCCATAAGCAGCCCGCAGAGTGCTTCGGCCGCAAAGTGGCGCACTGGGATAGGCGCGCGGCACTCACGGCACCGCCCCTGCAAAACAAGATATGAAACGACTGGGATGAGGTCGCACGCAGAGAGCCTGCGTCCGCAGCTGTCGCATACGGAGCGTTCGCTGCCCCACCATTTTTTTTCCGCGACGGTGCGCATCGCCGCGGCGTTCGCAAACGACCCAAGCGCTGCGCCGACGAAAAAACCGGCCGCCATATATACTCCGTTGACCATGTAGACACCCCTGCACGCCTAGGTTAAAATACCTTTATATTTTACACGTAATTTCTATTTTTTAGGCATAAGGAGATGCGTAAAATGCCAATAGTAATGGTGAATATCAAAGAAGGCCGCACCGTGGAGCAAAAGCGCGCCATGGTGACGGGAATGACCGCGGTGCTCTGCGAAACTATGGAAGTCCCTCAAAGCTCCGTGCGCATAATCATCAACGAAATGAAAAACGACAACTTCGCCATCGCCGGCACGCTAGTCTGCGACGACCCGTCAAAGCAGGTAAAGAAAAAAGAAGCGTAGGCGAAAACGGCAACGCCAAAGCAAAAAAATGCGCGGCAAAAGGTGTATGTGCCCTTTTGCCGCGCTTCATTCTGTTTGCGCAGTGTTGAGTATATTTTACCGCACTCGCTATGAATTTATTTTTCCATCTCCGCGCATCGCACCGTTTCCATCGCGTCTTTCGCGTAATGGTCGGCTCCCGTATATTCAGCTAAACTTTCCGTCAGCACGGCGCCTCCGACTATGACGCGCACGCCCGGGCATTCGCGGCGCAGCAGTTCTATCGTCTCTTTCATGCTGGCTACGGTGGTCGTCATAAGCGCGGAGAGCCCCACAAGAGAGGCGCCGTTTTCTTTTACCGCCTCCGCTACGCGGCGCGGCGGCACGTCTTTTCCTAGGTCTATAACATCGAAGTTATAATTTTCAAGGATGACTTTCACTATATTTTTGCCGATGTCGTGTATGTCGCCGTGGACGGTGGCTATAACTATCTTTTTGCCCTTTGCGTTGTTGGCCCCGCTTTTTGCAAGCTCCGCGCGCAGCACCTCAAAGGCGCCTTTGGCAGCCTCAGCGGATTTTATAAGCTGCGGCAAAAAGATGCGCTGGGCTTCGTAATCCCTGCCTACGGAATCTAGCGCCGGGATTATTTTTTCTTCTATGACGGACATGGGCGGCATTTCGTGAAGCAGCGACGACGCGGCCTTCGACGCTTCGTCCTTTAAACCGCGCGCAATCGCGTATTCGAGCTTCGGCGTTTCGTCCTTTACGGGCGCCGCCTTCGGGAGGGCATCCGCGCCGTATTTTTCTATGTAGGCTGCGGCGTTTTCGTCCTGGGAGAGCAGCAGGCGAGCTGCGGCTACGGTCTCTGTCATGCCGGCGTCCGACGGGTTCATTATCGGCGCGTCAAGCCCCGCGGCGAAGGCCATAGCGAGCATGGTGCGGTTTATTATCGGGCGCTGCGGCAGTCCGAAGGAGACGTTGCTCACGCCGAGCACCGTCTTTACGCCAAGCTCCTTTTTTACGAGGGATACGGCCTTCATCGTCTCCATCGCCTGAGCCGGCTGCGCGCTGACCGTCATTGTGAGGCAGTCTATGAGCACGTCCTCGCGCGGAATGCCGGCGGCGGCTGCGGCCGTTACGATGCGGCGCGCTATTTCAAGACGCGCCTGCGCGTCGTCCGGTATTCCGTTTTCGTCAAGCGTAAGGCCGAGCACGGCGCAGCCGTATTTTTTCGCTATCGGAAGCACCGCGTCAAGCGATTCTTTTTTGCCGTTTACGGAGTTGAGCAGCGGCTTGCCGTTGTATATACGCGCGGCGCGTTCAAGCGCGGCGGCCGACGCGGAATCAAGCTGCAGCGGAAGCGGCGTCACCGCCTGAAGCTCGCGCACGGCTTCGGCAAGCATGGCCGGCTCGTCTATGTCAGGCAGGCCCATGTTTACGTCGAGCACCTGCGCGCCCTGCTCCTCCTCGCCTATCGCCTCGCGCAGCACATAGTCCATGTCGTGCGCGCGCAGCGCCGCCTGAAGCGTTTTTTTGCCGGTGGGGTTGAGCCTTTCGCCGATTACGGTGATCGCGTCGAAGCAAATGACCTTTGACGGCGAGCATATCTGGCAGCGGCGCGGCGCGCATATCTCGGTGGGCGTCACATCCGCCACCGCCTCTTTCGTGAGGCGGATATATTCCGGGTCGGTGCCGCAGCAGCCGCCGACGAAGCGCACGCCGCTTTGCGCGAACTCTTTTACACAGTCAGCAAACTCGCGCGGCGTGATGTCGTAGCTGGTTTTGCCTTCGCGGATGACGGGAAGGCCGGCGTTCGGCTGCACGAGCACCGGAATGTGGGCGCAGGCCAGAATCCTTTTGACAACTAAAGCCAGCTGCTTTGGGCCGAGCGAGCAGTTTACGCCAAGCGCGAAGACGCCGAGCGCCTCAAGCGTAGCCACCATCGACTCGACGCAGGCGCCGAAAAAGGTGCTCCCGTTTTCCTCAAAGCTCATTGTTGCAAAGATGGGCAGCGTCGAATTTTCTTTGGCGGCAATGACCGCGGCCTTTAGTTCGTAAAGGTCGGTGAAGGTCTCCAGCAGTATGAAATCGGCTCCCGCCGCCGTTCCCGCGCGCACCACCTGCGCGAATATTTCCACCGCCTCTTCAAAGGGAAGGTCTCCCGCCGGCTGGAGCACGCGCCCGCAGGGGCCTATGTCCAGCGCCGCGTATTTTCCATCGAAGGCCGATGCCGCCTTTTTTGCGATGCGGACTCCGGCCGTCACCATATCTTCAAGAGATACTCCGGCCTTTTCCGCTTTGAAGCGGTTCGCTCCGAAGGTGTTTGAGAGCACGACGTCCGCTCCCGCTTCAAGATATTTTCTGTGTATTTCCTCTATCATTTCGGGACGCGTAAGGTTCAGCGTCTCGGGAACTATCCCAAGCTCCATGCCGCCGCGCTGGAGCATCGTCCCCATAGCGCCGTCAAAAAGCATTACTCTGTTTTCTAACATTTTACCGATATTTTGCTCTTTCACCGCAGTAGGCTCCTCTCTTTTTATAAGGGCATGAAGCGGCCGCGGCGCAGAGGCCGCAGCTTTCGTATCTTTTTTGCGGGGCGTCCGCTATTCCTATGACCGCGGTCACCGACTTTACTGGCACGAGCATCTGACTGCGCGTCACCGTGAGGCCGATGCGCCTTGCCGCGTCGAGCGCCTCTATTATCTTTGCGGAT harbors:
- a CDS encoding homocysteine S-methyltransferase family protein, coding for MKEQNIGKMLENRVMLFDGAMGTMLQRGGMELGIVPETLNLTRPEMIEEIHRKYLEAGADVVLSNTFGANRFKAEKAGVSLEDMVTAGVRIAKKAASAFDGKYAALDIGPCGRVLQPAGDLPFEEAVEIFAQVVRAGTAAGADFILLETFTDLYELKAAVIAAKENSTLPIFATMSFEENGSTFFGACVESMVATLEALGVFALGVNCSLGPKQLALVVKRILACAHIPVLVQPNAGLPVIREGKTSYDITPREFADCVKEFAQSGVRFVGGCCGTDPEYIRLTKEAVADVTPTEICAPRRCQICSPSKVICFDAITVIGERLNPTGKKTLQAALRAHDMDYVLREAIGEEEQGAQVLDVNMGLPDIDEPAMLAEAVRELQAVTPLPLQLDSASAAALERAARIYNGKPLLNSVNGKKESLDAVLPIAKKYGCAVLGLTLDENGIPDDAQARLEIARRIVTAAAAAGIPREDVLIDCLTMTVSAQPAQAMETMKAVSLVKKELGVKTVLGVSNVSFGLPQRPIINRTMLAMAFAAGLDAPIMNPSDAGMTETVAAARLLLSQDENAAAYIEKYGADALPKAAPVKDETPKLEYAIARGLKDEASKAASSLLHEMPPMSVIEEKIIPALDSVGRDYEAQRIFLPQLIKSAEAAKGAFEVLRAELAKSGANNAKGKKIVIATVHGDIHDIGKNIVKVILENYNFDVIDLGKDVPPRRVAEAVKENGASLVGLSALMTTTVASMKETIELLRRECPGVRVIVGGAVLTESLAEYTGADHYAKDAMETVRCAEMEK
- a CDS encoding prepilin peptidase; protein product: MVNGVYMAAGFFVGAALGSFANAAAMRTVAEKKWWGSERSVCDSCGRRLSACDLIPVVSYLVLQGRCRECRAPIPVRHFAAEALCGLLMALFVWRFGFTWELVFAAASLVFLAFNTMTDLDCGYIYDSWAVAMAAAGLLLRAGGGWSAVLDGALGAAAGAGVIGLIIIASRGRMGLGDAVLMLGIGAFMGFKLSLLSLYLGFLCGGLVVVPLLIAKKVTRKTAVPLGPFLCCGMLLAIFFGERLLYFMGFLTQWPWIG
- a CDS encoding 2-hydroxymuconate tautomerase family protein, which translates into the protein MPIVMVNIKEGRTVEQKRAMVTGMTAVLCETMEVPQSSVRIIINEMKNDNFAIAGTLVCDDPSKQVKKKEA